A genomic region of Acipenser ruthenus chromosome 9, fAciRut3.2 maternal haplotype, whole genome shotgun sequence contains the following coding sequences:
- the LOC117406242 gene encoding cyclin-A1: MSLNSFTNQENINAAAFYRREAVLPQVAPKPQQRNVLGVLSENDQHKRSFGQGASYPKNGSDLDNTLPSAANFPACIPTYSSSAGFEIYVDDHEESMKSIPSLKGDTLEMQHKDFHLFLECSAAGSCMDASMHSQPDCSAPADLLAVVEYSGDIHQYLRESEVRFRPKISYMKKQPDITNSMRIILVDWLVEVGEEYKLRSETLYLAVNYLDRFLSCMAVLRGKLQLVGTAAVLLASKYEEIYPPEVDEFVYITDDTYTKKQVLRMEHLLLKVLAFDLTVPTINQFLNSFLKMTDVCSKTENLALYVAELSLMEVDPFLKYLPSQIAAAAYCLANYTINRKFWPESLTSFTGYTVVEVVPCLSDLHKMYLSAESRPQQAIREKYKSSKYLSVSLITPPEVLPLQ; encoded by the exons ATGAGCCTTAATAGCTTCACCAACCAAGAAAACATAAATGCAGCGGCTTTCTATAGGAGGGAAGCTGTTCTGCCACAAGTGGCTCCAAAACCTCAACAAAGGAATGTACTGGGGGTTCTGAGTGAAAATGATCAGCACAAGAGATCATTTGGTCAG ggGGCATCTTATCCCAAGAATGGCTCTGACTTGGATAATACATTACCTTCAGCTGCAAATTTTCCTGCCTGTATACCCACCTATTCCTCCTCTGCTGGCTTTGAGATCTACGTGGATGACCATGAGGAGAGCATGAAGTCTATCCCTAGCTTAAAAGGGGACACCCTTGAAATGCAGCACAAAGACTTTCACTTGTTCTTGGAGTGTAGTGCAG CTGGTTCTTGTATGGATGCTTCCATGCACTCCCAGCCTGATTGCAGTGCTCCTGCTGACCTCCTGGCGGTAGTGGAATATTCTGGGGACATTCATCAGTATCTACGTGAAAGCGAA GTGAGATTTAGACCAAAGATCAGTTACATGAAGAAACAGCCAGACATCACAAACAGCATGCGTATAATCTTGGTGGACTGGCTTGTGGAGGTTGGTGAGGAGTACAAACTACGTTCAGAGACGCTGTATCTGGCAGTAAACTACCTGGACAGATTCCTATCCTGCATGGCTGTTCTCAGAGGAAAGCTGCAACTAGTTGGAACGGCAGCAGTCCTTCTGGCTTC GAAATATGAAGAGATCTATCCACCAGAGGTTGATGAGTTTGTTTACATCACAGATGACACTTACACGAAGAAACAAGTCCTGCGTATGGAGCACTTGCTCCTGAAGGTTCTAGCTTTTGACTTGACTGTGCCTACAATCAACCAGTTTTTAAACTCTTTTCTGAAGATGACAGATGTCTGTAGCAAGACTGAAAACCTAGCTTTG TATGTGGCGGAACTAAGTTTAATGGAAGTTGATCCCTTCCTGAAGTATCTTCCATCCCAGATAGCTGCAGCTGCATACTGTCTTGCAAACTACACAATTAACAGGAAATTCTGG CCTGAGTCCTTGACTTCTTTTACTGGTTACACTGTGGTTGAAGTTGTGCCTTGTCTGAGTGATCTACATAAGATGTATCTGAGTGCTGAAAGTCGGCCACAGCAAGCGATAAGAGAGAAATACAAGAGCTCAAA gtATCTGAGTGTATCCTTAATAACTCCACCAGAAGTTCTACCTCTCCAATAA